A genomic stretch from Spongiibacter nanhainus includes:
- a CDS encoding YiiD C-terminal domain-containing protein, whose translation MSTDLPAVAHKLTEFVQTYLPTAVHMQIAVDAYDGKSLRLTAPLAPSINDKQTAFGGSIYVVAVMACWGMVYLRCVEYGIDPDIVVAKGEIEYSAPVNGDIVAQSVAADEADWTQFFADFEDRGKAKIPLSSEVIINGGVAARFKGLYALVADKQAKT comes from the coding sequence GTGAGCACTGATTTGCCGGCCGTTGCCCACAAACTCACCGAGTTTGTTCAAACCTATCTACCCACAGCAGTGCATATGCAGATTGCCGTGGATGCCTACGACGGTAAGAGCTTGCGCCTTACTGCGCCGCTGGCCCCCAGCATCAACGACAAACAGACCGCCTTTGGCGGTTCCATCTATGTGGTGGCTGTCATGGCGTGTTGGGGTATGGTGTATTTGCGTTGTGTGGAATACGGGATAGATCCCGACATCGTGGTCGCCAAGGGTGAGATAGAGTACAGCGCACCGGTAAACGGCGATATCGTCGCCCAAAGCGTTGCCGCTGACGAAGCGGATTGGACGCAATTCTTCGCGGATTTCGAGGATCGCGGCAAAGCAAAAATTCCGCTGAGCTCCGAGGTTATTATCAACGGTGGTGTCGCAGCCCGCTTTAAGGGGCTCTACGCCCTGGTTGCCGACAAGCAGGCCAAAACGTAG
- a CDS encoding PLD nuclease N-terminal domain-containing protein has protein sequence MEFGGLFGVLVLVADVFAIIKIWQSSATDGEKIVWIIFVALLPLIGLIAWYFVGPGDKALKW, from the coding sequence ATGGAGTTTGGGGGCTTGTTCGGTGTACTGGTATTGGTGGCGGATGTGTTCGCCATCATCAAGATTTGGCAGTCCAGTGCCACCGACGGTGAAAAAATCGTGTGGATTATATTTGTCGCCCTGTTACCGCTGATCGGTCTGATTGCCTGGTATTTTGTTGGTCCCGGTGACAAAGCCCTTAAGTGGTAG
- the meaB gene encoding methylmalonyl Co-A mutase-associated GTPase MeaB, with translation MIDIDALQAGQPRALAKAITLVESKKLDHRTEAQALLEKVLPKTGNSIRIGITGIPGVGKSTFIEAFGLYLVSQGKKVAVLAVDPSSPIAGGSILGDKTRMEMLSRSPDAFIRPSPSEGSLGGVALKTRETMLLCEAAGYDVILVETVGVGQSEYEVASMVDFFMVLMLPNAGDELQGIKKGIMELADALVINKADGESLNYAQQTRRHYQNALHLLRHTSFWTPQVLTCSALKNENIEAVWGMISDFQIDATKNGALQEKRARQAKEWMNKLLHEMLEMKLQENPEVRKQMPLLSDKVTRGETTPYLAAQTIIDLLFRG, from the coding sequence CTGGATCACCGCACTGAGGCCCAGGCGCTTCTTGAAAAAGTGCTGCCCAAGACCGGTAACAGCATTCGAATAGGCATTACCGGCATCCCCGGCGTGGGCAAGTCCACTTTTATTGAGGCATTCGGCCTCTATTTGGTATCCCAGGGCAAGAAGGTTGCGGTACTGGCGGTGGACCCCAGCTCGCCGATTGCCGGCGGCTCCATCCTCGGTGACAAGACGCGGATGGAAATGCTGTCCCGCAGCCCCGACGCCTTTATCCGTCCTTCGCCCTCTGAGGGTTCACTGGGCGGCGTTGCCCTTAAAACCCGGGAAACCATGCTGCTGTGCGAAGCGGCGGGTTACGATGTGATTCTGGTGGAGACCGTTGGGGTAGGGCAGTCCGAGTACGAAGTCGCCAGTATGGTGGACTTCTTTATGGTGCTGATGCTGCCTAACGCCGGCGACGAGCTGCAGGGTATTAAAAAAGGCATCATGGAACTCGCCGATGCGCTGGTGATTAACAAAGCCGATGGTGAGAGCCTGAACTACGCCCAGCAGACCCGTCGGCACTATCAAAATGCCCTGCACTTGCTGCGCCACACCAGCTTCTGGACACCTCAGGTGCTAACTTGCTCGGCGCTGAAAAATGAGAATATCGAAGCCGTGTGGGGCATGATCTCGGACTTCCAGATCGACGCCACCAAGAACGGCGCGCTACAGGAAAAACGCGCTCGACAGGCCAAGGAGTGGATGAACAAACTGCTCCACGAGATGCTGGAAATGAAACTCCAGGAAAACCCCGAGGTGAGAAAGCAAATGCCGCTGCTCAGCGACAAGGTGACCCGGGGTGAAACCACGCCATACTTGGCGGCGCAAACTATTATCGACCTGCTGTTTCGCGGCTGA